One window from the genome of Leucobacter aridicollis encodes:
- a CDS encoding M20 family metallopeptidase → MTQHPLEGAAYALTSDQTAAIDSFLAEREDELITLVSDLIAIDSQIPPYADEREIVAFLVSVLDRAGLADDVSIIGPTPERPSLIARVSGSGGGRSLMLNGHTDTKPIGEAADLWRTDPHTATIVDGKLVGLGATDMKAAVACMILAARAVLETGVKLRGDIVFGFVADEEAGAQLGSKFVAPRVENVDAVLIGEPSGWEHDWQGIHLVSRGVCGFRIRVTGTQMHSSLSDRMPSVNASLKLADLMLRIGSELDLPFTPHPLGGVGPTLNTGVMIQGGTYFGVVPGQAEFACDLRTVPGQTREQVAAGIEAWLEACRAKDPDLQVDYEFEPGLDWIPWSELEADHPLVSAVSGAARDVLGEAPQLGVFPGGTDAPWFSQQGIPTLPSFGPGTLTCAHGPNEFVSVQSIHEAARIYARVIAEFCA, encoded by the coding sequence ATGACCCAGCATCCCTTGGAAGGTGCGGCATACGCCCTCACAAGCGACCAAACTGCCGCAATTGATTCGTTTCTGGCGGAGCGCGAGGATGAGCTCATCACGCTCGTCTCAGACCTCATCGCCATCGACTCGCAGATCCCACCGTACGCTGACGAGCGAGAGATCGTCGCGTTTCTCGTCTCGGTGCTTGACCGGGCAGGCCTCGCAGACGACGTCTCGATCATCGGCCCGACACCAGAACGGCCGAGCCTCATCGCTCGTGTCTCGGGGAGCGGCGGCGGTCGCTCGCTCATGCTCAACGGGCACACCGATACCAAGCCAATCGGAGAGGCCGCCGACCTCTGGCGTACGGACCCGCACACCGCGACAATCGTTGATGGGAAGCTCGTGGGCCTTGGCGCGACAGACATGAAAGCCGCTGTTGCCTGCATGATCCTCGCCGCACGAGCGGTGCTCGAGACCGGAGTCAAGCTGCGCGGCGACATCGTGTTCGGCTTTGTCGCCGACGAAGAGGCCGGCGCACAGCTCGGGTCCAAGTTCGTGGCGCCGAGGGTCGAGAACGTTGACGCTGTGCTCATCGGCGAGCCCAGCGGCTGGGAACACGACTGGCAGGGCATCCATCTTGTCTCCCGCGGGGTGTGCGGATTTCGGATCCGAGTAACGGGTACCCAGATGCATTCGAGCCTGTCCGACCGGATGCCGTCGGTGAACGCCTCTCTGAAGCTCGCTGATCTCATGCTCCGTATCGGGTCTGAGCTTGACCTCCCATTCACCCCGCACCCGCTCGGCGGTGTCGGGCCCACTCTCAATACTGGCGTCATGATTCAGGGAGGCACCTACTTCGGCGTCGTTCCAGGCCAGGCCGAGTTCGCCTGCGACCTTCGCACCGTTCCGGGGCAGACCCGCGAACAGGTTGCAGCGGGCATCGAGGCGTGGCTCGAGGCGTGCCGTGCCAAAGACCCAGACTTGCAAGTGGACTATGAGTTCGAGCCTGGTCTCGATTGGATCCCGTGGAGCGAACTCGAAGCAGATCACCCGCTGGTGTCTGCCGTGTCAGGTGCTGCGCGCGACGTGCTTGGCGAGGCGCCTCAGCTCGGGGTCTTCCCCGGCGGGACCGACGCCCCCTGGTTCTCCCAGCAGGGTATCCCGACGCTGCCATCCTTCGGCCCGGGCACACTCACCTGCGCACACGGCCCGAATGAGTTTGTCAGTGTGCAGAGCATTCACGAGGCAGCGCGCATCTACGCGCGAGTCATCGCAGAGTTTTGCGCCTAG
- a CDS encoding RidA family protein — protein MSLSFISTPNAPAPGGHYSQAAVTDGLVFTAGQVGLDPETGTTSTDFREETRQALANLRAVLEADGLGFGDVVRTMCLLTDIADFAVFNEEYAAAFGNDRPARSTFGIALAGGFRVEIEAIAVRQGA, from the coding sequence ATGTCGCTCTCATTCATCAGCACCCCGAACGCCCCTGCACCCGGAGGACACTACTCGCAGGCCGCAGTGACCGACGGCCTCGTATTCACGGCAGGGCAAGTCGGGCTCGACCCAGAAACTGGAACCACGTCCACAGACTTCAGGGAAGAGACTCGTCAGGCTCTGGCAAACCTTCGGGCTGTTCTCGAAGCCGACGGCCTCGGATTCGGCGACGTCGTTCGCACGATGTGCCTGCTGACTGACATTGCCGACTTCGCGGTGTTCAATGAAGAGTACGCCGCCGCGTTCGGCAATGACCGCCCGGCTCGGAGCACGTTCGGAATTGCACTCGCCGGAGGGTTCCGGGTCGAGATCGAAGCAATCGCGGTTCGCCAGGGCGCCTAG